TCGAAGTGAACCCTCCCCCGAAAGACACAAGATGACCCAAGCTCTGCAAACCGTGATCGAGAACGCGTGGGAAGCCCGCGCCGAGCTGTCCGTGGCCAGCGCCCCCGCCGAGATCCGTGACGCCGTCAACCACATCATCGACCAGCTCGACAGCGGCAAGGCCCGCGTGGCCGAGAAGATCGACGGCAACTGGGTCGTGCACCAGTGGATCAAGAAGGCCGTGCTGCTGAGCTTCCGCCTGAACGACAACGTGCCGATGGGCGAAGGCCCGCTGACCTTCTTCGACAAAGTGCCCAGCAAGTACGGTTCGATGACGCCCGAGCAGCTCAAGGCCACCGGCGTGCGCGTGGTGCCGCCGGCCGTCGCCCGTCGTGGCAGCTTCCAGGCCAGGAACGTGATCCTGATGCCGTCGTACGTGAACATCGGTGCCTACGTCGATGAAGGCACGATGGTCGACACCTGGGCCACCGTGGGCTCGTGCGCCCAGATCGGCAAGAACGTTCACCTGTCTGGCGGCGTGGGCATCGGCGGCGTGCTGGAGCCCCTGCAGGCCAACCCCACCATCATTGAAGACAACTGCTTCGTCGGCGCCCGCTCGGAAGTGGTCGAAGGCGTGATCGTCGAAGAGAACTCGGTGCTGGGCATGGGCGTGTACCTGGGCCAGAGCACCCCGATCTTCAACCGCGAAACCGGCGAGATCACCTACGGCCGCGTGCCCTCGGGCTCGGTGGTGGTGTCGGGCAACCTGCCCAAGAAGACCGCCGCCGGCCAGGACTACAGCCTGTACGCCGCCGTGATCGTCAAGCGCGTCGATGCCCAGACTCGCTCGAAGACCAGCATCAACGACCTGCTGCGCGCCTGATCGGCCCAACAGTGTCAACCGGCCGGGCGCCTGAGCGGGCCCCGGCCCTGACTGAGATACCAAACCCCGGGAGCGCAGGATGAGTGGTGGCAATCTGGA
This is a stretch of genomic DNA from Aquabacterium olei. It encodes these proteins:
- the dapD gene encoding 2,3,4,5-tetrahydropyridine-2,6-dicarboxylate N-succinyltransferase, with translation MTQALQTVIENAWEARAELSVASAPAEIRDAVNHIIDQLDSGKARVAEKIDGNWVVHQWIKKAVLLSFRLNDNVPMGEGPLTFFDKVPSKYGSMTPEQLKATGVRVVPPAVARRGSFQARNVILMPSYVNIGAYVDEGTMVDTWATVGSCAQIGKNVHLSGGVGIGGVLEPLQANPTIIEDNCFVGARSEVVEGVIVEENSVLGMGVYLGQSTPIFNRETGEITYGRVPSGSVVVSGNLPKKTAAGQDYSLYAAVIVKRVDAQTRSKTSINDLLRA